From Bradyrhizobium sp. sBnM-33:
GTAGGACAGGATCAGATTGGTCGAGATCGGCGCCACCTGATAGAGCCGCGTCTCGCGGAACTTGCGCTCGACGTCGTATTCTTCCGCAAAACCGAACCCGCCATGGGTCTGCACGCAGGCGTTGGCTGCTTCCCAGGAGGCATCCGCCGCCAGCATCTTGGCCATGTTGGCTTCTGCGCCGCAATCGAGCCCGGCCTCGTATTTGCGGGTGGCTTCCTTCACCATCAGCTCCGCCGCGCGCATCGCGGCGTAGGCTTTCGCGATCGGGAACTGGATGCCCTGGTTCTGCCCGATCGGGCGGCCGAATACGGCGCGCTCCTTGGCGTAGGCGGTGGCCTTCGCAATGAACCATTTGGCGTCGCCGATGCATTCGGCGGCGATCAAAATGCGCTCGGCGTTCATGCCGGAGAGGATGTAGCGAAAACCCTTGCCCTCGTCGCCGATCAGGTTCTCGGCCGGCACGCGCATGTCCGTAAAGAACACTTCGGTCGTGGCGTGGTTCATCATGGTGCGGATCGGGCGGATTTCGAGGCCCTTGCCCTTGACCTCGCGCATGTCGACGATGAACACGGACAAGCCATCGGTGCGCTTCTTGGCCTGCTCCTTCGGAGTGGTGCGCGCCAAGAGGATCATCAGGTCGGAATGTTCGGCGCGGCTGGTCCAGATCTTCTGGCCGTTGACGACGTAGTGGTCGCCGTCGCGCTTGGCGACGGTCTTCAGCGAGGAGGTGTCGGTGCCGCTGGTCGGCTCGGTGACGCCGAACGCCTGCAGTCGCAATTTACCGCTAGCGATCCCGGGCAGGTACTTCGCCTTCTGGGCATCGTTGCCGTGCCGCAGCACGGTGCCCATGGTGTACATCTGGGCGTGGCAGCCGCCGCCGTTGCAGCCCGCCCGCTGGATCTCTTCGAGGATCGCAGCTGCGGCCGACAGTTTTAGCCCGGAGCCGCCGTATTCCTCGGGGATCAGCACCGAGAGGTAACCGGCCTCCGTGAGCGCGTCGACGAACTCCTTCGGATACGCCATTTGGCGATCCAGCTTGCGCCAGTACTCGCCGGGGAACTGGGCGCAGAGCTTTGCGACGGCGTCGCGGATGTCGTGGAATTCGTCTTGTTGCTCTTGTGCGGTCATTGGGTTTTCTGGCGATGGATGCGGGTTGATGTCAATTGCTTAGGGATGCGGAACGTTGTGAAACTGCGGCTGAGCACCTATGCTGAATTGTTATAGCGTATGAACCTGCCTTCGAAGATTGGCAAGTAATGGATATCCGGCAGCTCAGGACCTTCAGTTGCGTGGCGGAGCTCGGCAGCCTCAGCAAGGCCTCCGATACGCTGCGGGTGGCGCAGCCGGCGCTGAGCCGCCAGATCAAGCTGCTCGAGCATGAACTGCGGGCCGAGCTGTTCACGCGGAACGGCCGCGGCATGGTGCTGACGGAGGCCGGCCGGCTGCTGCTGGCGCGCACCGCCGGCATCGTCCGGCAGATCGATCAGGTGCGCGACGAGATCCAGTCCGCCGGCGGCCCGCCCTCGGGCCGGGTGGTGCTTGGGCTGGTGCCGACCGTGAGCTGCGTGATTTCGGCGCGGCTCGCGCGGCGCACGGTCGACAAGTATCCCGGCATCTCGCTCTGCATCGTTGAGAGTTACAGCGGCCATTTGACGGAATGGCTGCACCGCGGCGAGATGGATCTGGCGCTGATCTACGGGCCGTCGAGCGACCTGCATCTTTCCGTGCAAAGCCTCGGCCGCGATCCCATCGTTGCCGTCGGACCGCGCGGCAGCGGGCTGTCCGAGAGGAAGCAGGTCGATATCGGCTGGCTGCTGAAGCAGCGCCTCGTGCTCCCCAGTCATTCGCACGGGCTCCGGGCGCTGATCGAGCAGGCGGCGGCGAAGAAGAAAATCAAGCTCGACGTCAAGCTGGAAGCCGATTCCTTCCGCGTGCTGACCAGCCTTGTCGAGGAAGGGCTGGGGTACACGCTGCTGCCGCCGTCCTCGGTGCGCCACGAAGTCACCAGCGGCCGGCTGGAAACTGCGGCGATATCAAAACCGTCGCCGATGCGCGAACTGACCCTTGCGTCTCCCATCGATCATCCCGGCTCGACTGCAATTGCGCTCGTGAGCGATCTGCTTCGCGACGAACTGATCGCTTGCCGCGAAGCGGGCCTCTGGGACATCAAGCTCGCCTGAGCCGATGTGCGGGCCTTAAGCGCTGGCTTAGAGGAAAACGGCCGGGTGCGGCATTCTCATCTGGCTACTTCTGTCATGCCGCAATTGTATAGGGGGTGGCGGTGGCAGGGTGGGAACTGATTGGCAGGCAGCCAAGCTCGAATTGAAGCGAGCTCGATGAAAACGCGATGGTTGGCCACGAGCTTGGCGTAGCGAACTTGTGCGCTCGCAACGCTCGGCGGTATCATAGCGCTGAGCATAATTTAGTTTGCGGAATTCGTATGAGCCTCAATTTCGTTCTTGTACCCGGTCCGTTGGTTCGGGCGTCGAGCTGGGAGCCTACAGCACAAGAGTTGCGAAAATCAGGACACGATGTTCAGACGCCAGATGTGCTCGACAACCAGCCGCCGCCGGCTTGGCGTGATTGGACGTCCCACCTGCTCCAGCGCATCACCTCGTGCCACGAACCGATATTGGTCGGTCACAGCTCTGCAAGTGTGCTGGTCGCAGATCTCGCGCGCAGGCTACCCTGCCGTGGCGTTGTTATCGTCGACGGAGAGGTGCCGCCATCGCGAGGCGCTGCCTCGCCCGTCCGACCTGCTCTGCGGGATTTTATAAGAAGCATCGCAGCCAGCGACGGAACGCTTCCGATCTGGTCACGATGGTTCGCGGGCGATATCAAGCGCACGTCCCTCGTTGGCCTGGACCTCTTGGCGAGAGACCCGATCGCCTTCTCGTGGGACCACGTTCCGGTCGGGTTCATTCAATGCTCGCCCATTTACGATCACGCAACCCTGGAAGCGCGACGGCGGGGATGGCCAGTAACAACGCTGAAAGGCACGCATCTGCATCCGACGCTGCAACCGGCCGAGACTATGCACGCCATCCTGTCGATGTCGCGCCAACTTGCTAACGCCCCGTAGTGGCTTGCCGGAATGACCGAACCGTCAGCCGCTACGTCTGTGGTGGGAATTCACGATCGAGCCAACGCCGCCAATCGGCCTCGACGTGATTGGCCACAGCGCGCCCGGCCTCTCCGAAGAGGTAGAGACGGACCGTCAGCAGGATAGGCCCTCCGATCGGCATGGCAAAGAGATGTGCGATGCCGGGTGCGGGGTGTTCGAGCCGCAATTGCAGTCCTGGCCACTGAGGAGGACTGACGTTTTCCACGATGCCGCGTAGCTCGGGCACTCCAGCCGGTGTCGCAAAGCGTGTGCCGGCGCTTGCGTCAGCTAATCCGAGCGGACCGACCAGGCGACTCCAGGCATCGCTGCCATTCGACATCGCGGACAGTGCCACTGTCGTCGAGTGTTGCCCACGGAATTGCTCCAGATAGAGCCGCAGGTTCTGGAAGAATGCGATCCAGCCGTAGGTGTGCCCCTCGAACTGGTCATCCCAATCGTCCGTATTGGCGAACCAGCTATGAACGACCCGGACCACACAGGTGCCGCCGTCCTTGGCTTCGACGGTCCACTCGGTGGCTACTGTGCCAGGTCCTTCCTCTGTTTCGGCGACGAAACGCTTGGCCGGCTCCCAAGCGGTGATCTTGGCCTCGGAATCCATTCCCGGACCAAAGCTCGATTTGGTTTCGCCGCCGACCTTTTCGTCCAACGTCGTCGGCACAAACCACGACGAAATGCCGGGACCCGTCGCGATCGCCTGCCATACCTCTTCGGGTGTGCCGGGGACCTCAACCTTGGCTTCGACGCTGCGACGGCCAGACGGTTCCTTCTTCACGGGCATGGTCTGTCCTTTCAGTGGGACGTTTGAGGGAAGGGATGAGACACGATCACCAATCGATGGTTACGGCCTCCCGAAGCGTTCGCATCGTGGTAGCGGCTGACCAGCTCGGTGATGGCTTGTGTCAGCTCACGCGTGAACGCGGCGCGGGCAGCAGGCGAGGCGAAGCGAATTTCTGTATCGATCGACAAGGTCGCAAGCTGCTTGTCGGCTTTCCGCGCACGTTTCCAGAGATCGCCGACTTCGCGAACGATCCGGGCGCCGAGTGCGATCAGATAGCTGGCCGCGAGCTGATCCTTGCTGCGCTTCGGATCGGCTGCGACCGCGCCTAACGCCTCTGGCGAAACAACGAACGACTTGGCCGATAACACCAATAGCCGCTCGGTCAATCCGCCCCACTGCCGTTCGTCCGCGACCTCGACCAACCTGCAGGCTTCGAGCGCGCGCAAATGATAGTTCACCTTCTGACGAGGCAGCCCCAGGCGCGTCGCCAGGATCGCCGCCGACGCGGGCTCTGCGAGTTCGGCCAGCAACGCGCTTCGAATAGGGTCAAGGGCCGCAACTGCAACCGCCGGATCGCTGATCACTTCGATATCGATCATGGCGGTAGCGTACATTGACAAATTTTTTTGTCAAGAAGCGACGCGGACAGTTGCGTTCGGCCGCAGTCTTACCCGACGCGACTGTGCACTGTCATCCGAACGGAGTTGTCGAACCTGCGCAAGCGAATTGGCGATGCTCTTCCTGCCACAAAGGGGAATCGAACGCTGTCGGCGGCGATGTCCGCATTCGAAGGTCACGCAGATAGAGGATAGGGCAGGGCCAAGGTCCGCGTTTGATCAAACCAGACGTCTGCATCGAGTAGGTCCCAGACGCTGATAGATCCCTCCCGTAGTGAGTGGGGAAACAAAGCGCAGGTCCTTGGCGCGTCGTAAGCGAGCCCCGGCGAGATTCGCGCAGGACAGCCATTGACAACGGATATAGTATGTATTCTTATCATTAGTATTCTTATCTATTGAGTGAACCATGCACGAGACTCGCTCTGGACGGACCGAAAAGTCTCCGGTGCTCCCCTCGCATAGGGTGCCCGCTCACTTAGCCCGCCGATTTCATCAGATTTGTCTTGGTGTCACGGCCGAAACTCTCGTGCACGAAGCATTGACGCCCATGCTTTGGGGAGTCTTGTCCGCCGTTCTAGAGGAGCCGGGAAGCGGCCAGCGGCAGCTTGCGGCCCGCATGGGTGTCGATGCGGTCACCTTCGGCCAAATGATCGAATTTCTCGAGCAGAAAGGCCTGGTCAAACGGGAGATCGATCCCGATGACCGACGGGCGCGCCAGCTCTACGGAACGAGGCGGGGCGCTGACTTGCGCCACCGGTTGCGCCCGTCCCTGCTCGCCGCGCAGGAGCGCCTGCTGGCCCCACTCTCGAAAGCCGAGCGCACGGCCCTTCTGGATATGCTGGTGCGCCTGATCGAAGCTCACGATTCCTACGCCCGTCCCGGCAACGGTCGACGAAAGCCGCGACGCAAATCCGATACCAAACCGACGACATAGGAGGCGGCGATGATGGTGCTCCAGCGACAGACGATCAGCTCAAGTCCATGGGTCCGTTTTTTCGATCTGAAATCGCGCAAAATAGCGATGGGTGCAAGTGCTGCACGACGATTGCTTTCCCTGATTATAGTCTCGGGCTGCGCTGCGGTTCTTGCTGTCCCAGTGCCTGCACACGCTGACTGGCCCGAACGTCCGGTGAAGCTGATTGTGACGTTCCCGGCCGGAAGCGCCAACGATGCGGCGGCCCGGATATTCGCCGACTCGCTCGGCAAGCAATGGGGCAAGCCGGTCATCGTCGAAGCCAAGCCCGGTGCGGAAGGCACCATCGGCGTGGGTTCTTTCGTCGCCAGTCAGGACGACCACGCCCTTCTGTATACGGTTGCTGGATCGGTCACCGTTGCGCCCTTGCTAATCGACAAGTTGCCCTACGATGTCGACCGCGATCTGGAGCCGATCGCTGCCACGACGGCGATCGTCCTCACTCTCGCAGTCAGCAACGATCTGTCGGTCCGCAGCATTCCGGAATTGATCGATGTCCTGAGATCAAATCCCGGCAAATATGCCTGGACGTCCGGACCGACCCTGCCGCGAACGTCTTTGCGGCGTTCCTGAAGCGGAACGGCTTGCAGATGAACTTCGTCAGTTATCGCGATGCATCGCAGCCCCAGGCCGACCTCGGCGAAGGCCGGATCCAGGCCTTGGTGACATCACTGACGGCGTCATCCTCCCCGGTGCAGTCCGGAAAGGCACGCTTTCTTGCTGTCATCAATCCGACGCGCGCCGCTGCCTTACCCAACCTTCAGACCGCGCGCGAACTCGGGTACCCCGAACTTGAAATAGACGGGTTAGCCGGCATTTTTGGCAACAAGGCGATGCCAGAAGCGTTGCGAAATCGCGTCGCTGCCGACGTCGCCGCGATCTCTCGCGAGCCTGAGGTTCGCCGAAAGCTGGAGGCCGGCGGTCACACTGTCCTCAACGGGACGACCGAAGAGCTGAAGGCGGCAATCGCGCGGCAACGCGCATGGCTCGGCGAGATCACCAAGCTCATCGACATTCGGAACGCGCAATAGCGCAAAACAAAAGGAGCCGTCCATGCCCTCGCCTACGTCGGCTCTCAAGCTTTTCGACCTCGTCCAGTCCCATCGCGTGACGGCGATAATTTACGTCGCAGCCAAGCTCGGGATTGCCGAGTTGCTGCGTGGCGGTCCGCAGTCCCTCGACGCGCTCGCGAAGGCAACAGGTGCGGATCAACACGCGCTTGGACGCCTTCTGACAGGACTTTCGACCATCGGCGTGTGTGCGCGGGCCGACGACGAGCGATATTCATTGACGGAAACTGGCACGGCACTGGACGGCGCTGCCGACCATTCCGTCAAGAGCTGGGTCATCTTCGAAGGCGAAATGCTTTCCAAATCATGGAGCGGACTGCTTGAGTCCATCGTGACCGGGAAAACGGCCGCGCAGCTTCTGGGCCTGAGCAACAGTTTCGATCTGATGTCGCGCACCCCGGAGAACGTACGCATATTCAACGCGGCAATGGCGGACCTGACTCGTCTGGTCACACCGGACATCCTTTCGGCCTATGATTTTGGCCGCATTTCACATCTGATGGACGTGGGGGGCGGGTCGGGCGAACTGATCGGAGCCGTCGCAAGGCAGTATCCACGGCTTCGCGGGACGGTTCTCGATCTTCCCAGATGTGCCGCAATAGCGAACGATCATTTTCAACGCATGGGTGTCAGTGATCGGGCAAGCTTCCTAGCTGGCGACTTCTTCAAAACGGTTCCAGCCATCGCCGATGCCATTATCCTGAAAAGCGTGATCCACGACTGGGATGACGCACGCAGTGGCGTAATCCTCAAAAATTGTCGCCAAGCCCTGCCGAGAGATGGGACGTTGCTGTTGGTCGAACGAATCATGCCGGATTCGCCGACCGTCAAAGATGAGGACAAAGCGCACGCGATGAGCGACTTGAATATGCTTCGCGGCCCGGGAGGTCTTGAGCGCACGGAGAAAGAACATCGCCATCTTCTCAACGAAAATGGATTCCGACCGGAATCGATCTACCCGGCAGGCCGCTTCAGTGTGATCGAAGCGAGCGTTGGTTGAGAACGATCTGATGGCTTGCAGACTGCTGCCGAGTCTCAAGTCGCGAGAGCCGTCGATCTCCAATTCCGTCTACCGGTTTTGCTAAGGTCGGCTTGGCCACTTCCGTGGCTGGCACTTTTCGGACCTGAGCGTTCAGGCTGACGATATCCGTTTACGAGGGCACAGCGGACTTCTTTTTTGGGCGCGTCCAGGTCCGTTGTTGACCCGAAGCGCACTCTCGACCGCAACAATACGGTGCATCTTATTAAGCCATAGTCGCAGGAGCGCTAATGGACTTCAACGAATGGACTGAGTTCGAAGCAAACCGAATTGTGCACATGGGGGCTCTTACCCCTGAAGAGCGTGTCCAGATCGAAGGTGCCATTAGAAAAGCATTTTGCGCACGGCCGAGATGGCCTTACAGAACGCGATCCGCCCCGTGCTGTTTCTTCCTGAGGCCCCCTCTAATCCATAAACGCCATCTCCATATCCCTTTTGTGGCCCTCAGCCGACGTTGCGGGGGAGATCAGCCTTTAATTCAGGGGCGGACGTGGGGCCGGGCCAGCCCGCGGATCAGCGGGAGGCCGCGGCAAACCCTATGCAGCTACGCTGCCGATGAATGCCTTGGTCACGTCTGCTTCTCCAGCCGCGCCGGTAAAGCCGTTGCGTTGATCGCTTCCGCGAGTCCAGGCGGCTTGAGCTCTCTGCTCACCCGGGAATGCGAACCGGCAATTGCTCGATGCCGCGCACGAAGCTCGAATAGACCCGCTTCGGCTCGCCGACCACCTCGATGCGATCGAACCGCTTGAGCATCTCCTCCCAGACGATCTTGAGCTGCAGCTCCGCGAGCCGCATGCCGACGCAGCGGTGAATGCCGAAGCCGAACGACAGATGGGTGCGGGGGCGGGCGCGGTCGATGATGAATTCATCAGGCCGCTCGATACCTTCCTCGTCGCGGTTGCCCGAAACGTACCACATCACGACGCGATCGCCTTTCCTGATCTTTTTGCCGCCGATTTCGGTGTCGACCAGAGCGGTGCGGCGCATATGGGCGAGCGGCGTCTGCCAGCGGATCACTTCCGGAACCATGGAATCGATCAGCGCGGGGTTCTCGCGCAGCTTCTGATACTGATCCGGGTGTTCGTTCAGCGCCAGCACCGAGCCGCTCATCGTGTTGCGGGTGGTGTCGTTGCCGCCGACAATCAGCAGGATAATGTTGCCCATCAGATTGTCGGGGTCCATGTGCCGGGTCGCGTCGCTATGCGCCATCATCGACAGCAGATCGTTCTTCGGCGGCGCATTGACGCGCTCGTTCCAGAGTTTTGAGAAGTAGGCGTAGCATTCATCCATCTCCCGGCGTCGCTGCTCGGGCGATTCCACAACGCCGCTCTTGGGCAGCGCGGTCGAGACGTCGGACCAGCGCGTCAGCTTGCGCCGCTCCTCCCAGGGGAAATCGAACAGCGTCGCCAGCATCTGCGTTGTCAGTTCGATCGAGACGCGCTCGACGAAGTTGAAGGTCTCGTTGCGCGGCAAATTGTCCAGCACCTTTTGCGAGCGCTCGCGGATCAGTTTTGCCAGCTCATCCAGATGCGTCGGCGTGAACATCGGCGACACCGTCTTGCGCTGCGCCGAGTGCCTGGGCTGGTCCATCGCGATGAAGCTGGGATAATCGTAGCCGGGCGGCACATCGCGGATCGAGATGCCGCCGAGCGTGGAGTCGGAAGAGAAAATGCCGTGGTTGGTGTCGACATGCATGATGTCGTTGTACTTGGTCACCGACCAATAGGGCTCAATCGGCGAGTTCTCGCAGTAGTGTACCGGCTCTTCCTTGCGCAGCCGCTCGAACCACGGCCACAGCGTATCGTTCTGGAAAAGTCTTGGCGCACCGGGATGAAAGGCCTTCAGCGGCGTCGAGTAGGCCTCCTCGCGTGCGGCGCGCAGCAGCTCTTGTCTGTCGGCTCTGATGGCAGTCTGAACGTTCATTGTTCGATCATCCCGGGTGAGCGTGAGCGCGGCTAGGCGGCGATGCGGACCGGCAGGGTCTCGTAGCCCTTGACGAAACTCGAATATACCCGCTTCGGTTCGCCGATCACTTCAATATTATCGTACCGCTTGAGGATTTCTTCCCAGATAATCTTCAGTTGCAATTCCGCCAGCCTGATTCCGACGCAGCGGTGGATACCGAAACCAAAGGAAAGGTGGGTGCGGGGCCGGGCGCGGTCGATGATGAACTCATAGGGACGGTCGATCACCTCCTCGTCACGGTTGCCCGAGACGTACCACATCACGACCTTGTCGCCCTTCCTGATCTGACGCCCACGGAATTCGATGTCTTCGAGCGCGGTGCGGCGCATATGCGCCAGCGGCGTCTGCCAGCGGATCACCTCGGGCACGAAACTGTCGATCAGATCAGGGTTTTCGCGGAGCTTCCGATACTGTTCCGGATTCTTGTTCAGCGCATAGACGCTGCCGGAGAGCGTGTTGCGGGTGGTATCGTTGCCGCCGACGATCAGCAGGATCAGATTGCCGAGGAAATTCTTCGGGTCCATGTCGCGCGTCGCGTCGCTATGCGCCATCATCGACAACAGGTCGCTCTTCGGGGGCTGGTTGATGCGCTCCTTCCACAGTCTTGCGAAATAGGTCGCGCATTCCAGCAGCTCGGCCTGCCGCTGGTCCTCGGTCTCGACCAGGCCGCCGGGATGCGGAATCGTGGTCGCGATGTCGGACCAGCGCGTCAGCTTGCGGCGATCTTCCCAGGGGAAGTCGAACAATACGGCGAGCATCTGCGTGGTGAGCTCGATCGAGACCTGATCGACCCAGTCGAACACCTCGTTCTTTGGAAGATTGTCGAGGCATTCGGCGGAGCGCTTGCGGATGTTGATCGCGAGCTGGTCCAGATGCGTCGGCGTGAACATCGGCGCCACCGTCTTGCGCTGCGCGCTATGGCGAGGCTGGTCCATCGCGATGAAGCTTTCGCGGCGAAGGTCCGGCGGGACGTCGCGGATGGTGATGCCGCCGAGCGAGGCCGCCGACGAGAACACCGCGTGATTGGTCTCGATATCCATGATGTCGTTGTACTTGGTGATCGACCAATACGGGCCGAACATGCTGTCCTTGCAGTAATGCACCGGCTCTTCCCGGCGCAGCCGGTCGAAATACGGCCAGAATGAATCGTTTTGGAACAGTTCGGGATTACCGACATCGAAATCGGCCAGCGGCATCGACTGAGCCGTGTCGCGCGCGGCGCGCAGATGAGAATCTCCGGCGAGATCGATGGTTCCGTGCATGAGCCGCTCTCCCTGATTCCCCGTGCGAAGCATACCGAACGGGTGATGTTTTACCCTATTACATCCCGAGCCGTGTCCCGGCGCAAGAGCGAGTTGGCCGCAGCGCAGTACCGCCCGATCTTGGGCAGCCGCAAGTATTTCGCCTCGTGACAAGCTTAGCTTCGAAGACGAGAGCCCGGTTCTGATTGGATCAGAACCGGACTCTAGGCTTTTGTTTTGACGCGTTTTCTTGACGCGAACCGGTGTCCACTTCGCTCGAAAACGCTATAAGTCTGTTTGAAACAACGTTTAATTCGCCGGGAGGCGGCCATGATTCCCAACGCCCATCGGATGTTGAATTTCGATCTTGGCGAGACTGCGGACGCAATTCGCGACACGGTGCATGCGTTTTCGCAGAACGAAATCGCCCCGCGCGCCGCCGAGATCGACCGCAGCAACCAGTTCCCGCGCGACCTCTGGCCCAAGATCGGCGCGCTCGGCCTGCACGGCATCACGGTCGAGGAGGAATATGGCGGCGCCGGTCTCGGCTATCTCGAGCACTGCATTGCGGTGGAAGAAATATCTCGCGCGTCAGCCTCCGTCGGGCTGTCCTATGGCGCGCATTCCAACCTCTGCGTCAACCAGATCCGCCGCAATGGCAACGAGGCGCAGAAGCGCAAATATCTGCCGAAATTGATCTCCGGCGAGCATGTCGGCTCGCTCGCGATGTCGGAGCCGGGCGCCGGCTCGGACGTGGTCTCGATGAAGACCCGCGCCGAGAAAAAGGGCGATCGCTTTGTGCTGAACGGCAACAAGATGTGGATCACCAACGGTCCGGAGGCGGACACGCTGGTGGTCTACGCCAAGACCGACCCTAACGCTGGCCCGCGCGGCATCACCGCCTTCCTCATCGAAAAGGGCATGAAGGGATTTTCCACCGCACAAAAGCTCGACAAGCTCGGCATGCGCGGCTCCGACACCTGCGAGCTGCTGTTCGAGGACTGCGAGGTGCCCGAGGAGAACGTGCTGAGCGAGGTCGGCCGCGGCGTCAACGTGCTGATGAGCGGCCTCGACTATGAGCGCGCGGTGCTGGCGGCGGGGCCGATCGGCATCATGCAGGCCTGCATGGACGTGGTGCTGCCTTACGTGCACGAGCGCAAGCAATTCGGCGAGCCGATCGGCAGCTTCCAGCTGGTGCAGGGCAAGATGGCCGACATGTACACCACGATGAATGCCTCGCGCGCCTATGTCTATGCGGTGGCCAAGGCCTGCGACCGCGGCGAGACCACGCGCGAGGACGCGGCCGGCGCCATTCTCTACGCGGCGGAAAAAGCAACGCAGTGCGCGCTCGACGCCATCCAGCTGCTCGGCGGCAACGGCTATATCAACGACTACCCGACCGGGCGGCTGCTGCGCGACGCCAAACTCTACGAGATCGGCGCCGGCACCAGCGAAATCCGCCGCATGCTGATCGGACGGGAGCTGTTCGAGAAGACGGCGTAGCTCCTACGCGTTCTCCTCGCTCTTGCGGGGAGAAGGTCGGGATGAGGAGCTCTCTCAACGCAGGTGATCCAATGTGGCGCGACGGCTCCGCCCAACCTCAAACCGGTAAGCTTCGACGCACCTGTGGGACTTGGGTCACACAACGGCCGGCAAATCTGTGGTTTGATCCGCTACCGTTCGCGCTGGAGTTGAACCATGAACCAGATGAGCTGGCCGCCGCAGGTGCCGCCACCGATGCCTTTGTCCGTGCCGCCGCCGATGCCGGTGGCGTTTTCGGGCAGTCGCGGCGAATTCTTCGATCTGGTCAAGCGCGGCGCTGGCCTCGAGTTCGTCACCCTCGGCTTCTACCGGTTCTGGCTGCTCACCGACATCCGCCGCCATCTCTGGGCCAACACCCATGTCAATGGCGATGCCGCGGAATACACCGGCCGCGGCAAGGAATTGCTGATCGGATTTTTGGTCGCGCTCGCGATCCTGGTGCCGGTCTATCTCGGCTATTTTCTGATCGGCCTCGAGGCCGAGCATATCCAGGCGTTTGCCAGTATTCCGCTGGTCGCCTTCTTCTATGTGTTCGGGCAGTTTGCGATTTATCGCGCGCGCCGCTACCGGCTCACGCGCACGGTGTGGCGCGGCCTGCGGTTCTGGATGACCGGCTCGGGCTGGATATATGCCTTGCAGGCATCGCTGTGGGGCCTGTTGTCGGCGGTGACCCTTGGGCTGGCGCTGCCGTGGCGCACGGCGGCACTCGAACGCTACAAGATGCGCCACACCTTCTACGGCGACCTGCAAGGCAGCTTCGAGGGCCGCGGCTGGGAGTTTTTCAAGCGCGGCTGGTGGCTGTGGCTGTTGGCGCCCGTCGCCATGATGGTGTATCCGCTCGCGCCGTTTATCTACGGCGCGTTCAAGGCGATCGAATGGCGCTGGTGGCTCTCGGGTATCCGGTTCGGCGGCGTGCGTGTGGAATCGTCCTTGCCCAAGAGCGCGCTGATCGGCCTGTACTGGAAAGTCATCGGCTGGATCGTGGTGCTCGCATTGGTGTTCTCGGCGTACCTGGCG
This genomic window contains:
- a CDS encoding cytochrome P450, with the protein product MNVQTAIRADRQELLRAAREEAYSTPLKAFHPGAPRLFQNDTLWPWFERLRKEEPVHYCENSPIEPYWSVTKYNDIMHVDTNHGIFSSDSTLGGISIRDVPPGYDYPSFIAMDQPRHSAQRKTVSPMFTPTHLDELAKLIRERSQKVLDNLPRNETFNFVERVSIELTTQMLATLFDFPWEERRKLTRWSDVSTALPKSGVVESPEQRRREMDECYAYFSKLWNERVNAPPKNDLLSMMAHSDATRHMDPDNLMGNIILLIVGGNDTTRNTMSGSVLALNEHPDQYQKLRENPALIDSMVPEVIRWQTPLAHMRRTALVDTEIGGKKIRKGDRVVMWYVSGNRDEEGIERPDEFIIDRARPRTHLSFGFGIHRCVGMRLAELQLKIVWEEMLKRFDRIEVVGEPKRVYSSFVRGIEQLPVRIPG
- a CDS encoding cytochrome P450, translated to MHGTIDLAGDSHLRAARDTAQSMPLADFDVGNPELFQNDSFWPYFDRLRREEPVHYCKDSMFGPYWSITKYNDIMDIETNHAVFSSAASLGGITIRDVPPDLRRESFIAMDQPRHSAQRKTVAPMFTPTHLDQLAINIRKRSAECLDNLPKNEVFDWVDQVSIELTTQMLAVLFDFPWEDRRKLTRWSDIATTIPHPGGLVETEDQRQAELLECATYFARLWKERINQPPKSDLLSMMAHSDATRDMDPKNFLGNLILLIVGGNDTTRNTLSGSVYALNKNPEQYRKLRENPDLIDSFVPEVIRWQTPLAHMRRTALEDIEFRGRQIRKGDKVVMWYVSGNRDEEVIDRPYEFIIDRARPRTHLSFGFGIHRCVGIRLAELQLKIIWEEILKRYDNIEVIGEPKRVYSSFVKGYETLPVRIAA
- a CDS encoding isovaleryl-CoA dehydrogenase, with amino-acid sequence MIPNAHRMLNFDLGETADAIRDTVHAFSQNEIAPRAAEIDRSNQFPRDLWPKIGALGLHGITVEEEYGGAGLGYLEHCIAVEEISRASASVGLSYGAHSNLCVNQIRRNGNEAQKRKYLPKLISGEHVGSLAMSEPGAGSDVVSMKTRAEKKGDRFVLNGNKMWITNGPEADTLVVYAKTDPNAGPRGITAFLIEKGMKGFSTAQKLDKLGMRGSDTCELLFEDCEVPEENVLSEVGRGVNVLMSGLDYERAVLAAGPIGIMQACMDVVLPYVHERKQFGEPIGSFQLVQGKMADMYTTMNASRAYVYAVAKACDRGETTREDAAGAILYAAEKATQCALDAIQLLGGNGYINDYPTGRLLRDAKLYEIGAGTSEIRRMLIGRELFEKTA
- a CDS encoding DUF898 family protein, whose translation is MNQMSWPPQVPPPMPLSVPPPMPVAFSGSRGEFFDLVKRGAGLEFVTLGFYRFWLLTDIRRHLWANTHVNGDAAEYTGRGKELLIGFLVALAILVPVYLGYFLIGLEAEHIQAFASIPLVAFFYVFGQFAIYRARRYRLTRTVWRGLRFWMTGSGWIYALQASLWGLLSAVTLGLALPWRTAALERYKMRHTFYGDLQGSFEGRGWEFFKRGWWLWLLAPVAMMVYPLAPFIYGAFKAIEWRWWLSGIRFGGVRVESSLPKSALIGLYWKVIGWIVVLALVFSAYLALSAALVASMSGDSFSEFFKSQEFAKSIPLLVLVGIGYLAFALAMNIVIRVYLLRDLWVRVLGSVNVSGIEAAANVSARGGMASALGEGFADGLDVGGF